GCAGCGGAATGGTCCTGCGTAGCTTTCAGGGCGGGATCGAACCACCAGTATCCTTCTTTAAGGAAAACCACCAGTTCCGGCCTTTTCTTCACAATGGAAGAAGCCGAGACCTCGCCGCCGACTTTATGATGGGCGCGATAGGGATTCAGCCATACATGCAGCTCCAGCCCGCGTTCATGGGCTTCCTTCGTCCAGAATTCCAGCGGATCGTAATAAGGGGATGGCGCTTCTCCCTGTGTGCCGGTGAGGTAATACGACCAGGGCTCCAGTTCGCTTTTGTACAAGGCATCAGCCTGGGGGCGTACCTGGAAGATGACTGCATTAAAGTGATGCTCCTGCAGGAAATCCAGCAGCCGGATGGCTTCTGCCTGCTGCTCCGCTGTGCTCAGGCCGGGTTTGGAGGGCCAGTCGATATTAGCGACCGTGGCTACCCAGGCCGCACGGAATTCCGCCGCCGCTTTAGGGGTGGATGGCGGAAGTGTTTGTGTAACAGGTTTTGTTGAAATACAGGCTTGCAACAATAAGAGTGCGAATAAGGCGTATCTGTGCATATGCTAAAAATACAGAAAGTTAGTCCTGTTAGCAAGCGCATACCCCATGATGCGGCATGTTTTCCACACCGGCACTACCTTAAACGGACGGGGAAAACCTGTTGCGCCCCCTTCACTTCAATGGTCGCCTCATTAAAAGTGGCCGGGCGCATGGCCGGTGTTCCGTTCGTGAAGCCGTATTTTTCCTGTGGAATGCCAATGAGGCTGAAGTCGAGATCCCCGTTGCCGTTCTCGTCAAGAAACACGGATATGGCGTATTTGCCGGCGGGGATCTTGTCGAATACCGCTTTTATTTCATCCTGCTGATCCACTTTGACCATTTTGACGAAAACGGTCTGTTTGGGTTTCATGAAAGTTTCTTTCTTGTCGTACCAACCAATGTATAAAGTGCCTTTTTTCTTTTCGATGTTGGTGATATGTACTTCCTGGCTGTGCTGGGCTTTTACGCCAAAGGACAGTAACAGGCATAAAACAGTTAGATGTAGCTGCATGCGGGGATTTTTTCAGTTATGGAATGCCGATGGTATCGTTATTATCGCCTCTTTTCTCGCCGGGCTTGTCTTTCGGCGGATTTTTCTTTACTGCAGGGCGGGATTTGTTGTCTTTTTTGACCGGTTCAGCCGGACTGCGGCCCTTGTGCTCAGGATGTTTTTCCATGGGTAACGTTTATGGATATAGCAGGGAATACTATGCCAATTTCCGGTGGCACAGCATTTGGGGTACTGGGCGGCTAAAGGCGGTAAAAAGAAAAAGGCGGCAGGCTGAGGGTGTGGGCAAAAGCCTTTATGACCAATAATAACCCGCCTGTTTTGGCGTTTGGGAAGAAACGCCCATCCAATGTCCGATACCTACGCCAGTTTCTTCCGGTATTTACGTTTTGTGGTGCCGGATATGGAAGATGAAGTCTTTCAGGCCATGATCCCCGTGCTTACCGTAAAAACTTACCGCAAAGGAGCGATCATCAGCCCGGAAGGAAAGGTCAACAATCTCACTTCTTTCATCGACTACGGTGTGGTTATGCCGTATAATTTCATCGATGGAAAAAAGCATGTATACAACTTCTTCTTCGAGAACGAATTCACCACCGATTACGAGAGCTTCCTTACCCGCCAGCCAGCCAAATACGGCCTGGAAGCGCTGGAAGATACCCGGCTTATCAATCTTCATTACGACGATCTGCAAAAGCTCTACCAGCGTTTTCACAAACTGGAAAGGGTGGGCCGGCTGGCAGCCGAAGCGCAGTTCCTCCGGCTGGTGGAGCGCAGCTTTTCCCTGCAATCGGAAAAACCTGAAGAGCGTTACCTCCGCATCCTGAAGGAAAAACCGCAGGTACAGCAAAGGGTGCCGCAATACCTGCTGGCGGCCTTTGTGGGCATCACGCCGGAAGCGCTGAGCCGTATCCGTGCCCGTCTTGCCAAAGCCTGAATTTATTGATCCGGATCAACAGGTATCACTTTATGATCCGTTTTCTTTGCCTGACGACTCAACAAAATGATCAGGCAAATGAAGAAATACCTGTTACTGGCAGTCCTGTGCTGCCCTATCCTCACTGATGCACAGCAAACCATCCGCGGGCGCGTTACGGACGAAGCCTCCAAAACCCCTGTCCCGGGCGTTACGGTAGTAGTGCTGCATACACAACCCGCCATCGGCGCCATCACGGATGCCAATGGAGATTTCAGGCTTAGTGATGTGCCGCTCGGCCGGCAGTCCCTGCAATTCAGCTCCATGGGATATGAGACCATTGCGCTGAATGCCGTGGTGGTCACCGCCGGGAAAGAAGTAGTACTGCAGGTGGCGCTTACAGAAAAGTTCACCCGGCTGAAAGATGTGGAGATCACCTGGCAAAGAAGCAAAGACAAACGGTTGACCAATAACGATATGGTAGCCGTCAGCGCCAGGCCCTTCAATATGGATGAAACCAAACGGTATGCCGGCTCCCTCGGCGATCCCGCCCGGATGGCTGCCAACTTCGCGGGAGTAGTGTCCACCAACGACACCCGCAACGATATCATCATCCGCGGCAACTCCCCCAACAGCATGCTCTGGCAGTTGGAAGGGCTGAACATCCCCAACCCCAGCCACTTCGGCGCGCTCAACAGCATGGGTGGCTCGGTGAGCATGCTCAATAACAATAACCTGGACAAATCCGATTTCATGACCAGTGCTTTCCCCGCCCAATACGGCAACGCCCTGGCCGGCGTATTCGACCTCCGGCTGCGGGACGGCAACGATGAAAAACATGAATTCCTCGCACAGGCCGGGTTCAATGGATTTGAAGCCGGAGCGGAAGGTCCCGCTGGCAGGAAGAACAAAGCCACCTATCTTGTCAATGGCCGCTACTCTACCCTCGCGGCCTTCCAGCAACTGGGCCTCAATGTTGGCACCGGCTCCGCCACCCCGGAATATGCAGACGTCAATTACAAGATCAGCACACCCGTCGGGAAGAAGAGCAAACTTTCGCTCTGGGGCCTTTGGGGGCAGAGCAGCATCGACATCCTGGGACGGGATTATGATTCTACCCGCACGCAGGCTTACGGCAATGCGTACTCGGACCGGTATGCCCGTTATCAGACCAATATCACCGGTCTTACTTACGCGCATCGATTCGGCGCCCGCACCACCGCAAAGTTGACCATCGGCTACAGCAGCACCAATGAAAAATTCGACCGGGATTCGCTCAGCACGGACAATATCAACATCGCCACACCGGACTGGTACTGGCGTTTCGAAACGCGTAAATATTCCGCCGCGTTCAGTCTGCATCACAAATTCAACGCCCGGCACAATATCGTCACCGGTATCACCGGCGACCTCACCGACTATTCCATCTTCAATAAACGCATCTACAACGGCACTACCGACAAAGTGCTGGCGGATAAAGACGGGCAGCTATCCCTGCTGCAATCCTTCATTCAATGGAAATACCGGATCACCGACCGGTTAAGTCTCGTCAGCGGCCTGCATCATCAATACCTCAGCATCTCCGCCAGCCAAAGCCTGGAACCCCGGCTGGGCCTGAAGTACACCGTTCATCCCGCGCATACGCTGGGCATCGGTTACGGTCTGCATAGCCAGATGGACAACATCATGACCTATGCCGTGGTCACTCCCACGCCGCAGGGGAACATCTATACCAACGAATCGCTGGGCTTCGGGAAGAGCCATCATGCGGTATTGTCGTGGGACTGGCAGATCAGCGCCAGCACGCATCTGAAAACGGAAGGTTACTATCAGTCGCTTTTCGATATCCCCGTTACGCAGCGCCCCGGCTCATTCTCCACGCTCAACCTCGGCGCGGAAAGCATTCCCACGATCATGGACAGCCTGGTGAATGCCGGCACCGGCCGGAATTACGGCGTGGAGATCACGCTGGAACGCAACTTCAGTAAAGGGTATTACTACCTGCTCACCGCATCGGTATTCGATTCGAAATACAAAGGCAGCGATGGCATTGAACGTAATACGGCATTCAATATGGGCACCGTGTTCAATATCCTGGCCGGGAAGGAATGGCAGCTGGGCCGGCGGAACCGGGTGCTGGGGCTGAGCGGGAAGGTCTCCGCCGTGGGAGGGCGTTATCTTTCCCCTATCGATTACGCCAAATCCATCGAAGACGGGGAAGTGCAGTACGACGATACCCGCGCCTATTCAGAGAAACAAAGCAATTATTTCCGGGCGGACGTGAAGCTCTCCTACCGCGTGGAATACAAACGCGCCACATTGGAATTTTCGCTGGACCTCCAGAATGTCACCAACAACGAGAATATTTTCCGGCAGGACTGGAACGCAAGGCAGCAGCGCGTCACCGACAACTACCAGCAGGGATTCTTCCCGGTGCCGTTCATCCGGTTCACCTTCTGAATCTTTTTTGGACAAGGATGGCGTAAGGGCAGGTCAATTTATTGGCCTGCCCTTTTTGATTTTTCTTAATTTTATCCCCCCAAACCACACGCTATGATCAAGTTCACCGCTATCCTGAAAAAGTATGCAGACCAGGGCGAAAAGACCGGATGGACCTACATCGACATACCTGCAGACATTGCCGGCAAGCTCAAACCCGGGAATAAAAAATCCTTCCGCGTAAAAGGCCGGCTGGATGAATATGCCATTGAGCAGGTAGCGCTTATGCCCATTGGCGAAGGCGATTTTATCATGCCCGTCAATGCCACGATGCGCAAGGGCATCGGCAAGCGGCAGGGCGCTTCGCTGAAAGTGCAGCTGGAAGTTGATGACGCAGGTTTCAAGCTGAATGAGGAGTTCATGGCCTGTATGGAAGACGAGCCGAAAGCGCTGGCCTTTTTCAAAAGCCTGGCGCCGGGGCATCAGCGTTATTTCAGTAACTGGATAGACAGCGCAAAAACCGAAGGCACCCGCGCAAAGCGGATCGCACAGACGATCAATGCGATGGAAAAGAGCATGAATTTCGGGGAGATGATACGGGCGATGAAGGCGGAGAAGGATAGGTACTAGTTTAACTTTTCCTTAGTAAAAAACAGGATATCTTGTCCGCATACACCATGCGCAAGGTACTATCCTTCATATGCACGATCTGCCTGTTGTCTCTCTCCGCACAGGCACAATCCGTTCTGCAGGGACGGATACTCGGGCGCGATTCCCTCCCGCTGGCCGGTGTTTCCATTCAAAACATCAACACAAAAGCGATCACCATTTCCGGCAATGACGGTTTTTATTCGATCCCGGCAAATGATCCGGATACCGT
This genomic stretch from Chitinophaga sp. XS-30 harbors:
- a CDS encoding Crp/Fnr family transcriptional regulator — encoded protein: MSDTYASFFRYLRFVVPDMEDEVFQAMIPVLTVKTYRKGAIISPEGKVNNLTSFIDYGVVMPYNFIDGKKHVYNFFFENEFTTDYESFLTRQPAKYGLEALEDTRLINLHYDDLQKLYQRFHKLERVGRLAAEAQFLRLVERSFSLQSEKPEERYLRILKEKPQVQQRVPQYLLAAFVGITPEALSRIRARLAKA
- a CDS encoding TonB-dependent receptor — protein: MKKYLLLAVLCCPILTDAQQTIRGRVTDEASKTPVPGVTVVVLHTQPAIGAITDANGDFRLSDVPLGRQSLQFSSMGYETIALNAVVVTAGKEVVLQVALTEKFTRLKDVEITWQRSKDKRLTNNDMVAVSARPFNMDETKRYAGSLGDPARMAANFAGVVSTNDTRNDIIIRGNSPNSMLWQLEGLNIPNPSHFGALNSMGGSVSMLNNNNLDKSDFMTSAFPAQYGNALAGVFDLRLRDGNDEKHEFLAQAGFNGFEAGAEGPAGRKNKATYLVNGRYSTLAAFQQLGLNVGTGSATPEYADVNYKISTPVGKKSKLSLWGLWGQSSIDILGRDYDSTRTQAYGNAYSDRYARYQTNITGLTYAHRFGARTTAKLTIGYSSTNEKFDRDSLSTDNINIATPDWYWRFETRKYSAAFSLHHKFNARHNIVTGITGDLTDYSIFNKRIYNGTTDKVLADKDGQLSLLQSFIQWKYRITDRLSLVSGLHHQYLSISASQSLEPRLGLKYTVHPAHTLGIGYGLHSQMDNIMTYAVVTPTPQGNIYTNESLGFGKSHHAVLSWDWQISASTHLKTEGYYQSLFDIPVTQRPGSFSTLNLGAESIPTIMDSLVNAGTGRNYGVEITLERNFSKGYYYLLTASVFDSKYKGSDGIERNTAFNMGTVFNILAGKEWQLGRRNRVLGLSGKVSAVGGRYLSPIDYAKSIEDGEVQYDDTRAYSEKQSNYFRADVKLSYRVEYKRATLEFSLDLQNVTNNENIFRQDWNARQQRVTDNYQQGFFPVPFIRFTF
- a CDS encoding YdeI/OmpD-associated family protein gives rise to the protein MIKFTAILKKYADQGEKTGWTYIDIPADIAGKLKPGNKKSFRVKGRLDEYAIEQVALMPIGEGDFIMPVNATMRKGIGKRQGASLKVQLEVDDAGFKLNEEFMACMEDEPKALAFFKSLAPGHQRYFSNWIDSAKTEGTRAKRIAQTINAMEKSMNFGEMIRAMKAEKDRY
- a CDS encoding DUF2141 domain-containing protein, translating into MQLHLTVLCLLLSFGVKAQHSQEVHITNIEKKKGTLYIGWYDKKETFMKPKQTVFVKMVKVDQQDEIKAVFDKIPAGKYAISVFLDENGNGDLDFSLIGIPQEKYGFTNGTPAMRPATFNEATIEVKGAQQVFPVRLR